A window of Sphingobacterium sp. SRCM116780 contains these coding sequences:
- a CDS encoding polyprenyl synthetase family protein, whose translation MLKLKDIQRPIIKELATFETEFKASMKSSIPLLDRITGYIVKTKGKQMRPMFVFFSAGLCNGINESTYRGASLVELLHTASLVHDDVVDNANERRGFFSVNAIWKNKVSVLVGDFLLSKGLLLSVKHHDYHLLKIVSEAVEQMSEGELLQIEKARKLDIEESIYFEVIRQKTASLIASCCACGAASSGANEETVKKLHTFGEKIGIAFQIKDDLFDFGLDDVGKPLGNDIKEKKMTLPLIYALSQTDKAEKRRIINLVKNHSEDNKKVAEVIAFVRQSGGLQYATEKMLDYQKDAFKILDEFPDNEYKTGLLELVKFTTERKK comes from the coding sequence ATGCTAAAATTAAAAGATATACAACGCCCCATCATAAAGGAATTAGCAACTTTTGAAACTGAATTTAAAGCTTCAATGAAAAGCTCCATTCCTTTGTTAGACCGTATTACAGGTTATATTGTCAAAACTAAAGGAAAACAGATGCGTCCGATGTTTGTTTTCTTTTCAGCAGGACTCTGTAATGGTATCAACGAATCAACTTATCGAGGAGCGTCTCTTGTAGAATTACTCCATACCGCATCATTGGTACATGATGATGTGGTAGACAATGCCAATGAACGAAGAGGTTTCTTTTCTGTGAATGCCATTTGGAAAAATAAGGTATCTGTATTAGTTGGCGATTTTTTACTTTCCAAAGGTTTACTGCTTTCCGTTAAACACCATGATTATCATTTACTGAAAATAGTATCAGAAGCAGTGGAACAAATGAGTGAGGGGGAATTATTGCAGATTGAAAAAGCGAGAAAACTGGATATTGAGGAATCGATCTATTTCGAGGTTATTCGACAAAAAACAGCTTCATTGATCGCTTCATGTTGTGCCTGTGGCGCTGCTTCTTCTGGAGCAAATGAAGAGACAGTAAAGAAATTGCACACATTTGGTGAAAAAATAGGAATTGCATTTCAAATAAAAGATGATTTATTTGATTTCGGTCTTGACGATGTAGGTAAACCACTTGGTAATGATATTAAGGAGAAAAAAATGACATTACCACTTATTTATGCTTTAAGTCAAACCGACAAAGCAGAAAAAAGAAGGATCATCAATCTCGTAAAAAACCATAGTGAGGATAACAAAAAAGTAGCGGAAGTCATTGCATTTGTTAGACAAAGTGGTGGGTTGCAATATGCAACAGAGAAAATGTTAGATTACCAAAAAGATGCGTTTAAAATATTAGATGAATTTCCTGATAACGAATATAAAACAGGATTATTAGAACTTGTCAAATTTACAACTGAAAGAAAAAAATAG